A single genomic interval of Notolabrus celidotus isolate fNotCel1 chromosome 13, fNotCel1.pri, whole genome shotgun sequence harbors:
- the LOC117823914 gene encoding gastrula zinc finger protein XlCGF57.1-like has product MSGFQDLTGVQQLLVIKEEFPPQQHERSSSLDQGDKEFPHIKEEQEELWISQEGEQLQGLEDADTTKFPFTVIQVKSEEDDEEESQSSQLHDRQSEQMETGTDGENCGGPEPARDSDPVKHLQTETKVETKGSSEPDTDDSDDWKETRGHHSGLKSVDSIKDKRPETDEKLHSCSECGKTFTIKQNLKRHMRIHTGEKPYGCLTCGKRFPWDNQLKRHKCGRVHGSELHQYQPAERGEAESRAGGEDCGGPDPASTTGPERHCGDLEKKAENVSDLNSLENCKNKRQPKSHSCSFCCKSFKNKWYLTQHMKNHSGEKPYSCSECGKKFGHKHHLIRHKRDHTGEKPFSCSECGQRFTRNSTLTGHMSIHRGEKPYSCSVCGKRFHKKGHLMTHTLIHSGEKPFGCSECSKRFTHKYYLTLHMAHHRGEKPISCSVCEQHFSWYSQLKNHKCFNSQTSEFHQNQSEDTREAETADVEDCRGPEPARDPDPERLLQPETEIKTENLSEPEMEDGNEWKETKEHQSGFKFLTNCDIFQSAATFNSDRREVLCSESDETTYNNHLLKISYIE; this is encoded by the coding sequence GCGTCCAGCAGCTGTTGGTGATTAAAGAAGAGTTTCCCCCTCAGCAGCATGAGAGGAGCTCCAGTCTGGACCAGGGGGACAAAGAGTTCCCCCACATtaaagaggaacaggaggaactgTGGATCagtcaggagggagagcagcttcAAGGACTTGAGGACGCTGATACCACCAAGTTTCCCTTCACTGTTATCCAAGTGAAGagtgaagaagatgatgaagaagaatcTCAGTCCTCACAGCTTCATGACAGACAGAGTGAACAGATGGAAACAGGTACTGATGGAGAGAACTGTGGAGGACCAGAACCAGCCAGGGACTCAGATCCAGTGAAACATTTACAGACCGAAACCAAGGTAGAGACTAAAGGCTCTTCTGAACCTGACACTGATGACAGTGATGACTGGAAGGAGACCAGAGGACATCATTCAGGTTTGAAATCTGTGGACAGCATCAAAGATAAGAGACCAGAGACTGATGAGAAACTACATAGTTGCTCTGAGTGTGGTAAAACATTCACAATTAAACAAAACCTGAAGAGACACATGAGAatccacacaggagagaaaccctaCGGATGCCTCACGTGTGGTAAACGGTTTCCTTGGGATAATCAGTTAAAAAGACACAAGTGTGGTAGAGTTCATGGTTCAGAGCTCCATCAATAccaacctgcagagagaggagaggcagaatCCAGGGCTGGTGGAGAGGACTGTGGAGGACCAGATCCAGCCAGCACCACAGGTCCAGAGAGACATTGTGGTGATTTGGAGAAGAAAGCTGAAAATGTGTCAGATTTGAACTCTCtggaaaactgtaaaaataagaGACAACCAAAATCACACAGCTGCTCTTTCTGTTGTAAgtctttcaaaaacaaatggTATCTCACCCAGCATATGAAAAACCACTCTGGAGAGAAACCATACAGCTGCTCAGAGTGTGGTAAAAAATTTGGACATAAACATCATCTGATCAGACACAAGAGGGATCACACGGGGGAGAAACCCTTCAGTTGTTCTGAGTGTGGTCAAAGATTTACAAGAAATTCCACGCTAACAGGTCACATGTCAATTCACAGAGGGGAGAAACCGtacagctgctctgtgtgtgggaAAAGATTTCACAAAAAAGGGCATCTGATGACACATACGCTCATTCATTCAGGAGAGAAACCGTTTGGCTGCTCTGAGTGTAGTAAAAGATTTACCCACAAGTACTACCTGACACTTCACATGGCAcatcacagaggagagaaacccATCAGCTGCAGCGTGTGTGAACAACATTTCTCTTGGTATTCACAgttaaaaaatcacaaatgtTTCAACAGTCAGACTTCAGAGTTTCATCAAAACCAAAGTGAGGACACAAGAGAGGCAGAAACTGCTGATGTAGAGGACTGTCGAGGACCAGAGCCAGCCAGGGACCCAGATCCAGAGAGACTGTTACAGCCAGAGACTGAGATCAAGACTGAAAACCTTTCTGAGCCTGAGATGGAAGATGGCAATGAATGGAAGGAAACTAAAGAACATCAGTCGGGCTTTAAGTTTCTGACAAATT